A DNA window from Helianthus annuus cultivar XRQ/B chromosome 15, HanXRQr2.0-SUNRISE, whole genome shotgun sequence contains the following coding sequences:
- the LOC110912991 gene encoding zinc finger CCCH domain-containing protein 29, which produces MCKVTKGKFNSAMDGQKSQQKYVTVFKKCLNLLELAAADDITGFINMVEEKDASVDDIGLWYGRSIGGNQQKMGFAERTPLMIASVYGSIHVLKYIIDTKKVDVNKSSSSDGATALHCAASGGLPMSVTAVKLLLEASADADLTDSNGNRAGDLIARGIKPSARRDLEMLLNGFSSEDGSDEERIEGKEIVSVKKEYPVDVSMPDINNGVYGSDEFRMYTFKVQPCSRAYTHDWTECPFVHPGENARRRDLRKFNYSCVPCPEFRKGSCVKGDACEYAHGVFESWLHPAQYKTRLCKDETLCARKVCFFAHRVEELRPVYASTGSALPSPKSGSVVALIEMGSMSPLALGSNPTMSPPGSPMWQNNKVNHSTPPALQLPGSRLKTALNARDLDFDMPLLGSESVRTQHQQRQMIDDLSNNLYNNRFGDLKPTNLEDVFGSRDQSLLSQFGQNSNRLRASYPSPTYSSTPVRKPSYGFDSSAAVAQAVMNSRTSSLKHRSQSFIDRVGSATSHRTIAQQSPTFSEWGSPDGKLEWGFRGEDATKLRKCASFGYGGCGHANVNHEQDVSWVNTLVKDVGPKWIEQKCI; this is translated from the coding sequence ATGTGTAAGGTTACAAAGGGTAAGTTTAACTCAGCCATGGATGGCCAGAAGTCCCAACAAAAGTATGTAACCGTGTTCAAAAAATGTTTGAATTTGCTAGAATTAGCGGCTGCCGACGATATAACCGGGTTCATTAACATGGTGGAAGAGAAGGATGCAAGCGTTGACGACATCGGCTTATGGTATGGAAGAAGTATCGGGGGTAATCAGCAAAAGATGGGGTTCGCAGAACGAACCCCGCTCATGATTGCTTCCGTTTACGGAAGCATTCATGTTTTGAAATATATTATAGATACTAAAAAAGTGGATGTTAACAAATCCTCCTCGTCTGACGGAGCCACAGCGCTACACTGCGCTGCCTCGGGTGGGTTGCCAATGTCAGTTACAGCTGTCAAGCTTTTACTTGAAGCTTCTGCTGATGCTGACTTAACTGACAGTAATGGGAACCGTGCCGGCGATTTAATTGCCCGTGGCATTAAACCGTCGGCTCGAAGGGATTTGGAGATGTTGTTGAACGGGTTTTCGAGCGAAGATGGGAGCGATGAAGAGCGAatcgaaggaaaagaaattgtttCGGTGAAAAAAGAGTACCCGGTTGATGTATCGATGCCGGATATTAATAATGGTGTGTACGGGTCGGATGAGTTTAGGATGTATACGTTTAAGGTGCAACCGTGTTCGCGAGCTTACACTCATGACTGGACCGAGTGCCCGTTTGTTCACCCGGGCGAGAACGCTCGTAGACGTGATCTACGAAAGTTCAACTACAGTTGCGTTCCTTGTCCGGAGTTTCGTAAAGGAAGTTGTGTGAAAGGAGATGCGTGTGAATACGCACATGGAGTGTTTGAATCCTGGCTTCACCCGGCCCAATACAAAACTCGTCTATGTAAAGACGAAACCCTGTGCGCGAGAAAAGTTTGTTTTTTCGCGCACAGAGTGGAAGAGCTGCGGCCAGTGTACGCTTCCACTGGCTCAGCTCTCCCATCCCCAAAATCCGGGTCCGTTGTCGCATTAATCGAAATGGGTTCCATGAGCCCTTTGGCGCTCGGTTCAAATCCTACTATGTCTCCTCCAGGATCCCCAATGTGGCAAAACAACAAGGTGAATCATTCGACACCACCCGCACTCCAACTTCCAGGGAGCCGGTTAAAAACCGCGTTAAACGCTAGAGATTTGGATTTCGATATGCCCTTGTTAGGATCCGAGAGTGTAAGAACTCAACACCAACAACGTCAAATGATCGATGATTTATCGAATAATCTTTACAACAACCGATTCGGGGACTTAAAACCGACGAATCTTGAAGACGTTTTCGGATCACGCGATCAATCATTATTATCCCAATTCGGACAAAATTCAAACCGTCTTCGCGCATCTTACCCATCACCAACCTACTCATCCACCCCAGTCAGAAAACCAAGCTACGGATTCGACTCATCAGCCGCGGTTGCACAAGCGGTCATGAATTCAAGAACGAGCTCGTTAAAACATAGGAGCCAGAGCTTCATTGACCGAGTGGGATCCGCTACAAGCCACCGGACAATCGCGCAACAATCTCCCACTTTTTCGGAGTGGGGTTCGCCTGATGGGAAGCTAGAGTGGGGTTTTAGGGGTGAAGATGCAACAAAGTTAAGGAAATGTGCATCTTTTGGATACGGTGGTTGTGGACATGCTAATGTGAATCATGAACAAGATGTTTCATGGGTGAATACACTTGTTAAAGATGTTGGGCCTAAGTGGATTGAGCAGAAGTGTATATAG